The following coding sequences are from one Caminibacter pacificus window:
- a CDS encoding PqqD family protein: protein MLINEMVIDENNMGFIPSLGTSFQLNSTAKRIVELIKEGKTKEEIVKILSEESGEDWRKVYIDVEDFFIKLKVYGLIQ from the coding sequence ATGCTTATTAACGAAATGGTAATCGACGAGAATAATATGGGATTTATTCCGTCTTTGGGAACGAGCTTTCAGTTGAATTCAACGGCAAAAAGAATAGTTGAGCTTATAAAAGAGGGAAAAACAAAAGAGGAGATTGTTAAGATTTTATCCGAAGAGAGCGGGGAGGATTGGAGAAAAGTTTATATTGATGTCGAGGATTTTTTTATTAAATTGAAAGTTTACGGACTTATTCAATGA
- a CDS encoding TRAP transporter permease, whose translation MSKPEVFDADPNLEKEVDEVEKEALKEGKVDKDLEEKILTELEGQRNFPPKSVYYWLIALIAFAWSLYQLYVSYFPVNSTIVRSIHLAFAMVLAFLIYPIAKKPKFLKNIQWWDWILAIIGGLGAAYIAIDYVGLSNRPGDYLTRDIVIGVIFIIILLEAGRRVIGMALSIVAIVFLLYDKFGQYLPEIISHKGASIEKIVAQMYLTTEGIYGVPLGVSAGFVFLFVLFGSLLERAGAGEYFIKLAYAFLGKYSGGPAKASVVASGLTGIISGSSTANVVTTGVFTIPLMKKAGFPPEKAAAVEVAASTNGQLMPPVMGAAAFIIAEFLGLAYTDVIIAAAIPAVVSYLALLYIVHLEAKKLGLKGEDPRNLPPKLKTFISGLHYLIPVVYLMYVLIVLRQSAQMAAFSAIWLLMVIMIIQYPFYALFIEKRKLQKQDFIQGFIDIFHGMVNGARNMVPIALATAIAGIVVGSITLTGIGQVLLDVIDTLSNGNILIVLLLTAFISLILGMGLPTTANYIVVASLTAPVMLQLAQDNGFLIPAIAAHLFVFYFGILADDTPPVGIAAYAAAGIAKADPIKTGLQGFAYDIRTAILPFMFFFNTELLLIASTNEWDYNEFTFISDPIKIAIIFITALLGMFSFSSATQGYFLKRINIIQRLLFLAAVPLFMLPNLMVKYLHLPNEYVSYAIGLVIWAVIFFWQKAQKA comes from the coding sequence ATGTCAAAACCTGAAGTTTTCGATGCCGATCCTAATCTTGAAAAAGAGGTGGACGAAGTAGAAAAAGAAGCTCTTAAAGAGGGTAAAGTCGATAAGGATTTGGAAGAGAAGATATTAACCGAGCTTGAAGGTCAAAGAAACTTTCCTCCAAAAAGTGTTTATTATTGGTTGATTGCGCTTATAGCTTTCGCATGGTCTTTATATCAACTTTACGTCAGTTATTTTCCTGTAAATTCTACTATTGTCAGAAGTATTCACTTGGCTTTTGCAATGGTTTTGGCATTTTTAATCTATCCTATTGCCAAAAAACCGAAATTTCTAAAAAACATTCAATGGTGGGATTGGATTTTAGCGATAATCGGGGGTCTTGGGGCTGCGTATATTGCTATTGACTATGTCGGTCTTTCTAATAGACCCGGTGATTATTTGACAAGAGATATCGTTATCGGAGTTATTTTTATAATTATTCTTTTGGAAGCGGGGAGAAGAGTTATCGGTATGGCTTTAAGTATCGTGGCTATAGTCTTTTTGCTTTATGATAAATTCGGTCAGTATTTGCCGGAGATTATTTCTCATAAGGGAGCGAGTATCGAAAAAATCGTAGCTCAGATGTATTTGACTACCGAAGGTATTTACGGCGTGCCTCTTGGCGTATCGGCGGGATTCGTGTTTTTGTTCGTATTATTCGGTAGTTTGCTTGAGAGAGCCGGGGCAGGTGAATATTTTATCAAGCTTGCGTATGCGTTTTTGGGTAAATATAGCGGAGGTCCGGCAAAAGCGAGTGTCGTTGCAAGCGGACTTACCGGGATTATCAGCGGTAGTTCTACGGCTAACGTAGTTACTACGGGTGTATTTACAATTCCTCTTATGAAAAAAGCAGGATTTCCACCTGAAAAAGCTGCGGCCGTAGAAGTCGCCGCTTCTACAAACGGACAGCTTATGCCGCCTGTAATGGGAGCTGCAGCGTTTATTATCGCGGAATTTTTGGGACTTGCTTATACGGATGTGATTATAGCCGCTGCAATTCCAGCGGTTGTGAGTTACTTAGCGCTTTTATATATCGTTCATTTGGAAGCTAAAAAATTGGGTCTAAAAGGTGAAGACCCGAGAAATCTTCCGCCGAAACTTAAAACGTTTATAAGCGGTCTTCATTATTTGATTCCTGTCGTTTATTTGATGTATGTACTTATCGTTCTTAGACAATCGGCTCAAATGGCGGCTTTTAGCGCAATTTGGCTTTTGATGGTGATTATGATTATTCAATATCCTTTTTATGCACTATTTATCGAAAAAAGAAAACTTCAAAAACAAGACTTTATCCAAGGTTTTATCGATATTTTCCATGGAATGGTAAACGGAGCAAGAAATATGGTGCCTATCGCACTTGCAACGGCTATTGCCGGTATTGTTGTGGGAAGTATTACACTTACGGGTATCGGTCAAGTGCTTCTTGACGTAATAGACACTCTATCAAACGGAAATATTTTAATCGTTCTTTTACTTACTGCGTTTATTTCTTTGATTTTGGGTATGGGGCTTCCAACTACGGCAAACTATATCGTAGTTGCGTCTTTAACGGCTCCCGTTATGTTGCAACTCGCTCAAGATAACGGATTTTTGATTCCTGCAATTGCTGCACACCTGTTCGTATTTTATTTCGGTATTTTAGCTGACGATACTCCTCCTGTAGGTATTGCGGCATACGCGGCTGCGGGGATTGCAAAAGCAGACCCTATAAAAACCGGACTTCAAGGTTTTGCGTATGACATAAGAACGGCGATTTTACCTTTTATGTTTTTCTTTAATACGGAACTTTTACTTATAGCATCTACAAACGAATGGGATTACAACGAATTTACTTTTATAAGCGACCCGATAAAAATCGCAATTATTTTCATAACGGCTCTTCTTGGTATGTTTAGTTTCTCATCCGCAACTCAGGGCTATTTCCTAAAAAGAATCAATATCATCCAAAGACTTCTTTTCTTAGCAGCCGTTCCTCTTTTTATGCTGCCTAATTTAATGGTGAAATATTTACATTTGCCTAACGAATACGTCTCTTACGCTATCGGTTTGGTGATATGGGCGGTAATTTTCTTCTGGCAAAAAGCTCAAAAAGCCTAA
- the guaB gene encoding IMP dehydrogenase — MRIKYKALTFEDVLLVPKYSNVLPKEVDLKTKFTRNVELNIPIVSAAMDTVTEARAAIAIARLGGIGVIHKNMDIATQAKEVEKVKKSESGIIIDPVKVFPDDTIAKALDIMATYKISGVPVVDKNGKLVGILTNRDLRFAKNYSKKVKELMTPMPLVTAKEGITLEEAEDILHEHKIEKLPIVDDEGYLKGLITIKDIQKKKEYPNANKDKFGRLRVAAAVGVGNGIERAAALVGAGVDVIVVDSAHGHSQGILDLVKAIKERFDVDVVAGNVATAEATRDLIKAGADAVKVGIGPGSICTTRIVAGVGVPQISAIDECAAEAKKHGVPVIADGGIKYSGDIAKALAVGASSVMIGSLLAGTEESPGETIMYQGRQYKSYRGMGSIGAMQKGSNDRYFQEGTAADKLVPEGIEGMVPYRGKVADVIHQLIGGLRASMGYCGAKDIPTFQEVAEFVEITSAGLKESHVHDVTITKEAPNYHQ; from the coding sequence ATGAGAATCAAATACAAAGCACTGACATTCGAAGACGTATTATTAGTACCTAAATATTCAAACGTTTTACCAAAAGAAGTGGATTTAAAAACAAAATTCACAAGAAACGTCGAACTTAATATTCCTATCGTATCGGCGGCTATGGATACAGTTACGGAAGCAAGGGCTGCTATTGCTATTGCAAGACTCGGAGGAATCGGGGTAATTCATAAAAATATGGATATCGCTACTCAAGCAAAAGAGGTTGAAAAAGTTAAAAAAAGCGAGAGTGGAATTATAATCGATCCTGTAAAAGTTTTTCCGGATGACACTATTGCAAAAGCTCTTGATATTATGGCGACTTATAAAATTTCAGGTGTGCCTGTTGTTGATAAAAACGGAAAACTTGTAGGGATTTTAACAAATAGAGACCTTAGATTTGCAAAAAACTACTCTAAAAAAGTTAAAGAGCTTATGACTCCAATGCCTCTTGTAACCGCAAAAGAGGGAATTACTCTTGAAGAAGCCGAAGATATTTTACACGAACATAAAATCGAAAAACTTCCGATTGTTGATGATGAGGGGTATTTAAAAGGTCTTATTACTATTAAAGACATCCAAAAGAAAAAAGAATATCCTAATGCAAACAAAGATAAATTCGGAAGATTAAGAGTTGCGGCGGCTGTTGGAGTCGGTAACGGAATAGAAAGAGCGGCAGCACTTGTAGGAGCCGGAGTTGACGTAATCGTTGTCGATTCGGCTCACGGACATTCTCAAGGAATTTTGGATTTGGTAAAAGCTATAAAAGAGAGATTTGACGTTGATGTAGTAGCCGGAAACGTTGCTACCGCAGAAGCTACAAGAGACTTAATCAAAGCCGGAGCGGATGCTGTAAAAGTTGGAATCGGTCCAGGAAGTATCTGTACGACAAGAATCGTTGCTGGTGTTGGTGTGCCTCAAATCAGTGCGATTGACGAATGTGCCGCAGAAGCTAAAAAACACGGAGTACCTGTAATAGCAGACGGAGGTATCAAATATTCCGGTGATATCGCAAAAGCATTGGCTGTAGGTGCGAGCAGCGTAATGATAGGAAGCTTGCTTGCGGGTACTGAAGAGTCTCCTGGTGAAACTATTATGTATCAAGGAAGACAATACAAATCTTACAGAGGTATGGGAAGTATCGGCGCTATGCAAAAAGGAAGTAACGATAGATATTTCCAAGAGGGAACTGCTGCTGATAAATTGGTACCGGAAGGAATTGAGGGAATGGTACCTTATAGAGGAAAAGTTGCCGATGTAATTCATCAATTAATCGGCGGGCTTAGAGCATCTATGGGGTATTGCGGTGCAAAAGATATTCCTACATTCCAAGAAGTGGCGGAATTCGTGGAAATTACAAGCGCAGGACTTAAAGAATCTCACGTTCACGACGTTACTATCACAAAAGAGGCTCCTAACTATCATCAATAA
- a CDS encoding ATP-grasp domain-containing protein — protein MKIALSGLNNTDNPAPGVPVAKSLSEYDLIGLSYDPNEPGIYQGLFEKVYLMPFPSVGWEDTKQRLNQIKEKSGLDILIPNLDAELPMYIKYQNELEKMGIKTFLPTLENFEMREKKRLPEFSEKLGVKHPKTIEIISLDDLIKATKEIGFPVMVKGNYYKAYIAYNLDEAIEYYYKISNEWGFPLLVQEVVSGIEINYVGLANAELLGGVGIKKLTTTDLGKVWSAVSIKNEKLLEMAKKFVEVTGWRGAFELEAIANGNDVYLIEINPRFPAWVYFATMLGINLPKMMVDIIKGEKVTPNLEYPVEKMYVRYVEETVRDFSDFSKLLSTKEL, from the coding sequence ATGAAAATAGCACTTAGCGGTCTTAATAACACGGACAACCCCGCTCCCGGAGTACCTGTTGCCAAAAGTTTAAGCGAGTATGATTTAATCGGTTTGAGTTACGATCCGAACGAACCGGGTATTTATCAAGGACTTTTTGAAAAAGTCTATTTAATGCCGTTTCCGAGTGTCGGCTGGGAAGATACGAAACAAAGACTTAACCAAATAAAAGAAAAAAGCGGACTTGATATTTTAATACCGAATCTTGATGCCGAACTTCCGATGTATATTAAGTATCAAAACGAACTTGAAAAAATGGGAATAAAGACCTTTTTACCGACTCTTGAGAATTTTGAGATGAGGGAGAAAAAAAGACTTCCCGAATTTAGTGAAAAACTCGGTGTAAAACACCCGAAAACAATCGAAATAATTTCACTTGACGATTTGATAAAAGCGACAAAAGAGATTGGTTTTCCTGTAATGGTAAAAGGAAATTATTATAAAGCTTATATCGCTTATAATCTTGACGAAGCGATTGAATATTATTACAAAATTTCAAACGAATGGGGTTTTCCTCTTTTGGTTCAAGAAGTTGTCAGCGGTATAGAGATAAACTACGTAGGACTTGCAAACGCAGAGCTTTTAGGTGGTGTGGGTATTAAAAAACTAACGACTACGGACCTTGGAAAAGTTTGGAGTGCCGTTAGTATTAAAAACGAAAAACTTTTGGAAATGGCGAAAAAATTCGTCGAAGTTACCGGATGGAGAGGAGCTTTCGAGCTTGAAGCTATAGCAAACGGAAACGACGTATATTTGATAGAAATTAATCCGAGATTTCCGGCTTGGGTATATTTTGCGACAATGCTTGGAATTAATCTTCCTAAAATGATGGTGGATATTATAAAAGGCGAAAAAGTAACGCCGAATCTTGAGTATCCGGTTGAGAAAATGTATGTAAGATATGTAGAAGAGACTGTGAGAGATTTTAGTGATTTTTCAAAATTATTATCAACAAAAGAGCTATAA
- a CDS encoding TAXI family TRAP transporter solute-binding subunit → MKKLVIGALSAAVLATSAFAYEYITIGTGGVTGVYYPTGGAICRIMNKMKKQTGIKCTVESTGGSVYNINAIKKGELDFGIAQSDVVYQAYNGEGKFKGKPFKGLRVVMSIHPELLTLVVRKDSGIKNFFDLKGHRINIGNPGSGNEAAVKTLFDYCKKMNLKDIKVEQLKAAECPNALKDKKIDGYFYMVGHPTANIKDAANSVAIDLISLDNVPAAQKLVAEKPYYAWGVIPAGMYKGVNHPTKTYGVKAILVTSNKMDEKTVYYLTKAILDNFDKFKKMHPAYKNLTKKDLLKGFDHNMMHPGAVKAFKEAGLL, encoded by the coding sequence ATGAAAAAATTGGTTATAGGCGCATTATCTGCGGCAGTATTAGCAACGAGTGCGTTTGCTTATGAATACATCACGATAGGAACTGGTGGAGTAACGGGAGTATATTATCCGACAGGTGGAGCAATTTGTAGAATTATGAACAAGATGAAAAAACAAACAGGTATTAAATGTACTGTAGAAAGTACGGGAGGAAGCGTATATAACATCAACGCTATTAAAAAAGGTGAGCTTGATTTCGGTATCGCTCAATCAGACGTAGTATATCAAGCATACAACGGAGAGGGAAAATTTAAAGGTAAACCGTTTAAAGGTTTAAGAGTTGTTATGTCAATTCACCCTGAACTTTTGACTCTTGTAGTTAGAAAAGATAGCGGAATTAAAAACTTTTTTGACTTAAAAGGTCACAGAATCAATATCGGAAACCCTGGAAGCGGTAACGAAGCTGCTGTAAAAACATTATTTGATTACTGCAAAAAAATGAATTTAAAAGATATCAAAGTAGAGCAACTAAAAGCGGCTGAATGTCCGAACGCTCTTAAAGATAAAAAAATCGACGGATATTTCTATATGGTAGGACATCCAACTGCAAATATCAAAGACGCGGCAAACTCAGTGGCAATCGATTTGATTTCTCTTGATAACGTACCTGCGGCTCAAAAACTTGTAGCTGAAAAACCTTATTATGCATGGGGAGTGATTCCTGCTGGAATGTACAAAGGTGTAAATCATCCTACAAAAACATACGGAGTTAAAGCTATCCTTGTTACAAGTAACAAAATGGATGAAAAAACCGTATATTATCTAACAAAAGCGATTCTTGACAACTTTGACAAATTCAAAAAAATGCACCCTGCATATAAAAACTTAACTAAAAAAGACTTACTAAAAGGTTTCGATCATAATATGATGCACCCTGGAGCAGTAAAAGCATTCAAAGAAGCGGGACTTCTATAA